One Littorina saxatilis isolate snail1 linkage group LG1, US_GU_Lsax_2.0, whole genome shotgun sequence genomic window carries:
- the LOC138961128 gene encoding Fanconi anemia core complex-associated protein 24-like, with translation MAASSSLVSQTQASQAVKGELKVPVGQIVVSGRWKRTDLVSALQNAVQVQYEDSLGVVDFHPASYVGVIYVSEADIVGATGYKKKCAKLRMANKVRGVVLVERTTASAQYFADLQRVCGLEMGLMVIPVTGQEQAAGILVQMVHAEGKQDNNMFRKPAKQAINLDDAILATLQTVPKLGDIKARQLLAKFRSLHGISSASQQDLAQVLGQACARNAWQFFHGPVS, from the exons ATGGCGGCTAGTTCAAGCTTGGTCAGTCAAACGCAAGCTAGCCAAGCAGTTAAGGGCGAGCTAAAAGTTCCTGTAGGTCAAATCGTTGTCAGTGGAAGATGGAAAAGAACAGACTTAGTTTCTGCGTTACAGA ATGCTGTACAGGTGCAATATGAGGACAGTCTTGGAGTTGTGGATTTTCATCCAGCCAGTTATGTGGGCGTGATTTATGTTTCGGAGGCTGACATTGTCGGCGCCACGGGTTACAAGAAAAAGTGTGCAAAACTCAGAATG GCCAACAAAGTGCGTGGTGTGGTTCTGGTTGAGCGCACGACAGCCAGTGCACAGTATTTTGCTGACCTGCAGAGGGTGTGTGGGCTGGAGATGGGTCTGATGGTCATCCCAGTCACTGGACAGGAGCAGGCTGCAGGCATTTTGGTGCAAATG GTGCACGCAGAAGGCAAACAGGACAACAATATGTTCAGGAAGCCAGCAAAACAAGCCATTAACCTTGATGATGCAATTCTAGCCACACTACAGACTGTACCAAAACTGGGTGACATCAAAGCTAGACAACTGCTTGCCAAATTTAGAA gTTTGCATGGAATCAGTTCAGCTAGCCAGCAG gATCTAGCACAAGTCCTTGGACAAGCGTGTGCTCGAAATGCCTGGCAGTTTTTCCAcg GGCCAGTGAGCTGA
- the LOC138962531 gene encoding syntaxin-16-like, producing the protein MATRSLTEVFILMRNNALQSRHIFSEQTADDRTSLMASAHIDPESGLASTRASALPPDWIDKVTEIQYDFTKIKEKMKELSSLHDKHLNRPTMDDSVDEEHAIDIQTQQITQMFSHCHRLVQQIRSRSVQGRQQEQKMATNIVVSLARTLQELSTNFRRSQSTYLRKLKSREERSQQYFGTHLGSDSGLLMDSATGDDVVYDKGFTTAQIQMVDENSTLVHHREHEISQIVRSIQDLNDIFKDLSGMIVDQGTILDRIDYNIEHSTVAVEKGLQQLQKAEKYQKKNRKMLCIMVLALVVVILIITLIAVKS; encoded by the exons ATGGCGACACGAAGTCTTACTGAAGTGTTCATCTTAATGAGGAACAATGCACTTCAAAGCAGGCACATCTTTTCCGAGCAG ACGGCTGATGACCGAACATCACTCATGGCAAGCGCTCACATTGATCCAGAGTCAGGTTTGGCTTCAACTCGAGCGTCAGCACTGCCACCAGACTGGATTGATAAGGTCACAGAGATACAGTATGACTTCACAAAGATTAAAGAAAAGA TGAAGGAATTGTCGTCTCTTCATGACAAACACCTCAACCGACCCACCATGGATGACAGTGTGGATGAGGAGCATGCCATTGATATTCAAACACAGCAAATCACTCAG ATGTTTTCACATTGTCATCGACTTGTACAGCAAATTCGATCCCGCAGTGTTCAGGGGAGGCAACAGGAACAGAAGATGGCAACAAACATTGTCGTTTCCCTTGCAAGAACTCTCCAAGAATTATCAACAAATTTTAGACGTAGCCAGTCCACATATTTAAGAA AATTAAAAAGTCGAGAGGAGAGATCTCAGCAGTATTTTGGAACGCACCTTGGATCTGACAGCGGGCTGTTGATGGACAGTGCCACTGGAGATGACGTTGTTTATGACAAG GGCTTCACCACTGCTCAGATTCAGATGGTGGATGAGAACAGCACCCTGGTCCACCATCGAGAGCATGAGATCAGTCAGATTGTGCGCTCAATACAAGACCTCAATGACATCTTCAAAGACCTGTCCGGCATGATTGTTGATCAG GGAACGATACTTGATCGGATTGACTACAACATTGAGCACTCTACGGTTGCCGTGGAGAAGGGCCTACAGCAGCTCCAGAAGGCGGAGAAATATCAGAAGAAAAATCGCAAGATGTTGTGCATCATGGTCCTGGCCCTAGTCGTCGTCATTCTCATCATCACTCTCATCGCCGTCAAGAGCTAG